In Thermotomaculum hydrothermale, a single genomic region encodes these proteins:
- a CDS encoding NAD(P)H-dependent glycerol-3-phosphate dehydrogenase: MKIAVIGAGSWGTALALYLADIGHRVRLWVYKEEGAEDIINKRENVIYLPGFPFPENLTPSFDFEFCLDEAEVVLTVVPTQVYRHVIPQFLPFVKKDMIFLSASKGIENNTLKRVTEILHEFLDPVGVEHIGVISGPSFAKEVAKKYPTAVTVAFPDEETAKEVQHAFASEYFRLYRTTDVAGIEVCGALKNVIALASGMVDGLGYGANTRAALITRGLVEITRIGLVLGGEPETFPGLAGMGDLVLTCTSTLSRNFSVGRELGKGKTIEEIMSHMRMVAEGVKTAISVKQLVEKTGVEMPISEKVYEIIYDKKDPKLGVKELMTRSLKSEKEIF; this comes from the coding sequence ATGAAAATAGCGGTAATTGGAGCTGGAAGCTGGGGAACCGCATTGGCATTATACCTTGCAGACATTGGTCATAGGGTAAGACTCTGGGTTTACAAGGAAGAAGGTGCTGAAGATATTATAAATAAAAGAGAAAATGTAATTTACCTTCCTGGATTTCCTTTTCCAGAAAACCTGACGCCATCATTTGACTTTGAATTCTGTCTTGATGAAGCAGAGGTGGTTTTAACTGTTGTTCCAACTCAAGTTTACAGGCATGTAATTCCACAATTCCTTCCATTTGTAAAAAAAGATATGATTTTTCTCTCTGCATCCAAGGGAATTGAAAATAACACATTAAAAAGGGTAACAGAAATCTTACATGAATTTTTAGACCCAGTTGGAGTTGAGCATATAGGGGTAATTTCAGGCCCTTCATTTGCCAAAGAGGTTGCAAAAAAATACCCAACAGCAGTTACAGTTGCATTTCCTGACGAAGAAACAGCAAAAGAGGTTCAACACGCTTTTGCAAGCGAATACTTTAGATTATATAGAACCACAGATGTTGCAGGCATTGAGGTTTGCGGTGCTTTAAAAAATGTAATAGCCCTTGCATCTGGTATGGTTGATGGATTGGGCTATGGTGCAAACACAAGGGCTGCCCTTATAACAAGGGGGCTTGTGGAAATAACAAGGATAGGGCTTGTTTTAGGAGGAGAGCCTGAAACCTTTCCCGGATTGGCAGGAATGGGAGACCTTGTATTAACCTGCACATCAACCCTTTCAAGAAACTTTTCAGTTGGCAGGGAATTAGGCAAAGGCAAGACAATTGAAGAGATAATGTCCCATATGAGAATGGTGGCAGAGGGTGTAAAAACCGCTATCTCAGTGAAGCAACTTGTTGAAAAAACAGGGGTTGAAATGCCAATATCAGAAAAGGTTTATGAAATTATTTATGACAAAAAAGACCCGAAATTAGGGGTAAAAGAGTTAATGACGAGGAGTTTAAAATCGGAAAAAGAGATATTTTAA
- a CDS encoding DUF505 domain-containing protein has product MIVKKVHAEMLLKLLNEKKKGEHLTVLEEKNENVIRVLEREGLLSLDSNLNARLTYAGEGIAILLNELIESGKLSPVDKWEDDWKWLGSSVIAMLDSAQKGGKVTDVSLKPLQDRGFVEKVKDDKTKKEFYQVNEAGKVILDLFKKASPLLVISSELANFIRELPAGPTLSSRITGNKYYEHLLEAMRLIAYSVPSSDIFAFTALGQAVKNALETGGFVSEGYVITPDILISLAELIDGNEISDKALTWLQALAFVDSEKNLLPAGEWAMEAYRLWKKEARTDLWSFSLEEEEVAVLEVIEILWKKNKENPEIAPTFEQIKKELVDRKIKEYKKLLDKYGKKIKEMPEKYRKIAEEFAEAKNYEKWFDDNFNLRIALFSLESFNLIETVTNDNFKELFSLTEYGEKVLEDQKIKRREISSSSVKSITMTRKEFSSPNIEWYEKAKEEGLIGSNEPTKSGYFYAYLAENIERKPYLTKYEHEIFKMIPEKGVTVDEVLSKAKNDDEKRKLKWALEKLEARHFIEILPDGNIVETEAGKLMDKALGGVASGFATPVTPVMYRVIKALKEVGSLYQTEKKVRILPKKYKEAVKKSGLSEEVFAEAFNICKKAGFVGVNTVNETGLLLLEAVDLMNPEETLEGYTDIYEYKKGTVKE; this is encoded by the coding sequence ATGATAGTGAAAAAGGTTCACGCTGAGATGTTGCTTAAACTTTTAAATGAGAAAAAAAAGGGAGAGCATTTAACTGTTCTTGAAGAGAAAAATGAAAATGTAATCAGGGTTCTTGAAAGGGAAGGGCTATTATCCCTTGATTCTAATTTAAACGCAAGGCTTACCTATGCAGGTGAGGGGATTGCCATTCTTTTAAATGAGTTAATAGAGAGTGGGAAATTGTCTCCTGTGGATAAGTGGGAAGATGATTGGAAATGGCTTGGCTCTTCTGTAATTGCAATGCTTGATTCCGCTCAAAAGGGTGGAAAGGTAACAGATGTATCCCTGAAGCCTTTACAAGATAGAGGCTTTGTTGAAAAGGTAAAGGATGATAAAACAAAGAAAGAGTTTTATCAGGTTAATGAGGCTGGAAAAGTTATTTTAGATTTGTTTAAAAAGGCAAGTCCACTGCTTGTTATTTCTTCTGAGCTTGCAAATTTTATTAGAGAATTGCCTGCGGGACCAACACTTTCTTCAAGAATAACAGGGAATAAATATTATGAACACCTTTTAGAGGCAATGAGGTTAATTGCTTACAGTGTTCCATCTTCTGATATTTTTGCTTTTACAGCTTTAGGCCAGGCTGTTAAAAATGCCCTTGAAACAGGTGGGTTTGTTTCTGAAGGGTATGTGATAACACCAGACATTCTCATTTCTCTTGCTGAGTTAATTGATGGAAATGAGATTTCTGATAAGGCTTTAACCTGGTTGCAGGCACTTGCCTTTGTTGATTCTGAAAAGAATCTCCTACCTGCAGGGGAATGGGCTATGGAGGCTTACAGGCTGTGGAAGAAAGAGGCAAGGACTGATTTGTGGAGTTTTTCTCTGGAAGAGGAAGAGGTTGCAGTTCTTGAGGTAATTGAAATTTTGTGGAAGAAAAATAAAGAAAATCCCGAAATAGCCCCAACTTTTGAACAGATAAAAAAGGAACTTGTTGATAGAAAAATTAAAGAGTATAAAAAGCTTCTTGATAAATATGGTAAAAAGATTAAAGAAATGCCTGAAAAATACAGAAAGATTGCTGAAGAGTTTGCAGAGGCTAAAAACTATGAAAAATGGTTTGACGATAACTTTAATTTAAGGATTGCTCTGTTTTCCCTTGAGTCTTTTAACTTGATTGAAACAGTGACAAACGATAATTTTAAGGAATTGTTCTCTTTAACAGAGTATGGAGAAAAGGTGCTTGAAGACCAGAAGATTAAAAGAAGAGAGATTAGTTCAAGTTCTGTTAAGTCAATTACAATGACGAGAAAGGAATTCTCTTCTCCGAATATTGAGTGGTATGAAAAAGCAAAGGAAGAAGGCTTAATAGGAAGCAATGAACCTACAAAATCTGGGTATTTTTATGCTTACCTTGCTGAAAATATTGAAAGAAAACCGTATTTAACAAAGTATGAGCACGAGATATTTAAAATGATTCCTGAAAAAGGAGTAACCGTTGATGAAGTTTTGTCTAAAGCAAAAAATGATGATGAAAAACGAAAATTAAAGTGGGCTTTAGAAAAATTAGAGGCAAGGCATTTTATAGAAATCTTGCCTGACGGCAATATTGTTGAGACAGAGGCGGGAAAATTAATGGATAAGGCATTAGGTGGAGTTGCCTCTGGTTTTGCAACACCGGTTACCCCTGTAATGTACAGGGTGATTAAGGCTTTAAAAGAGGTTGGTTCTCTCTATCAAACTGAGAAAAAGGTAAGGATTTTACCTAAAAAATACAAAGAGGCTGTTAAGAAAAGTGGTTTGTCAGAAGAAGTTTTCGCAGAGGCATTTAATATTTGCAAAAAGGCTGGTTTTGTTGGGGTAAACACGGTAAATGAAACAGGATTATTGCTTTTAGAGGCGGTTGATTTGATGAATCCTGAGGAAACACTTGAAGGTTATACCGATATTTACGAGTACAAAAAAGGAACTGTAAAAGAGTAA
- a CDS encoding Hsp20/alpha crystallin family protein, translating to MAITRYNPFRELMTLSERLNKMFDEGLLPATDDEFLTGAWVPAVDIYETENEIVIKAEVPGMNEKDIEVTVENNMLTIKGERKFEEEVKKENYHRIERAYGSFQRSFQLPSTVDVNKISAEQKNGILTIKLPKKEEQKPKKINIKVNK from the coding sequence ATGGCAATCACAAGGTACAATCCTTTCAGAGAATTAATGACATTATCTGAAAGACTCAACAAGATGTTTGATGAAGGATTGCTTCCAGCAACTGATGACGAATTCCTCACAGGTGCGTGGGTACCTGCTGTAGATATCTATGAAACAGAAAACGAAATTGTTATCAAGGCCGAAGTGCCTGGAATGAATGAAAAAGACATTGAAGTAACAGTTGAAAACAACATGCTAACAATCAAGGGCGAAAGAAAGTTTGAAGAAGAGGTTAAAAAGGAAAACTATCACAGAATTGAAAGGGCTTACGGTTCATTCCAGAGGTCATTCCAGTTGCCATCAACTGTTGATGTAAACAAGATTTCTGCAGAGCAGAAAAACGGAATTCTTACAATTAAACTTCCAAAGAAAGAAGAACAAAAGC